A single Longimicrobium sp. DNA region contains:
- the mgtE gene encoding magnesium transporter, producing the protein MTTSPEALTADELQDVWPILSRDERAEGFTFLPADDADDFFLSLSTRDQAELLMELREGARRRWVRLLPPDDAADLVQEMEPEDRVAVVDLLDPVTRREVSALLAYEEDEAGGLMSPRFARVRREMTVDEAITYLRRQARRRLETIYYAYVLDAEQRLQGVVSFRELFAAPGDRPIHEVMETELVTVPEHMDQEALSLILAEMDLLALPVLDAQGRMKGIVTIDDVVDVVQEEATEDIQKAGGMEALDAPYFDVGLADMVRKRGVWLVVLFISEMLTATAMAHFQDEIARAVVLATFVPLMISSGGNTGSQASTLVIRAMALGEVRLRDWWRVVRREFATGLALGIILAVIGFVRILVWQMVGHMYGPHYMLVAIVVALSLVGIVLWGTVTGSMLPLVLRRLGLDPANSSAPFVATLVDVTGLVIYFSIARMLLGGTLL; encoded by the coding sequence ATGACCACGTCCCCCGAGGCGCTGACCGCCGATGAGCTGCAGGACGTGTGGCCGATCCTGTCGCGCGACGAGCGCGCGGAGGGGTTCACCTTCCTCCCGGCCGACGACGCCGACGACTTCTTCCTCTCGCTCAGCACGCGCGACCAGGCCGAGCTGCTGATGGAGCTGCGCGAGGGGGCCCGCCGCCGCTGGGTGCGCCTTCTCCCGCCCGACGACGCGGCCGACCTGGTGCAGGAGATGGAGCCGGAAGACCGCGTGGCCGTGGTCGACCTGCTGGACCCCGTCACCCGGCGCGAGGTCAGCGCGCTGCTGGCGTACGAGGAGGACGAGGCGGGCGGATTGATGAGCCCCCGCTTCGCCCGGGTGCGTCGCGAGATGACGGTGGACGAGGCCATCACCTACCTGCGCCGCCAGGCCCGCCGCCGGCTGGAGACCATCTACTACGCCTACGTGCTCGACGCCGAGCAGCGGCTGCAGGGCGTGGTCTCGTTCCGCGAGCTCTTCGCGGCTCCCGGCGACCGGCCGATCCACGAGGTGATGGAGACGGAGCTGGTGACCGTCCCCGAGCACATGGACCAGGAGGCGCTCTCGCTGATCCTGGCCGAAATGGACCTGCTCGCCCTTCCCGTGCTGGACGCGCAGGGGCGGATGAAAGGGATCGTCACGATCGACGACGTGGTGGACGTGGTGCAGGAGGAGGCCACCGAGGACATCCAGAAGGCCGGCGGGATGGAGGCGCTGGACGCGCCCTACTTCGACGTGGGCCTGGCGGACATGGTGCGGAAGCGCGGCGTGTGGCTGGTCGTCCTCTTCATCAGCGAGATGCTGACGGCCACGGCGATGGCGCACTTCCAGGACGAGATCGCGCGCGCCGTGGTGCTGGCCACCTTCGTTCCGCTGATGATCTCGTCCGGCGGCAACACCGGGAGCCAGGCCAGCACGCTGGTGATCCGCGCGATGGCGCTGGGCGAGGTGCGGCTGCGCGACTGGTGGCGGGTGGTGCGGCGCGAGTTCGCCACCGGGCTGGCGCTGGGGATCATCCTGGCCGTGATCGGCTTCGTGCGCATTCTGGTCTGGCAGATGGTCGGCCACATGTACGGCCCGCACTACATGCTCGTCGCCATCGTGGTCGCGCTCAGCCTGGTCGGCATCGTGCTCTGGGGCACGGTGACCGGGTCGATGCTCCCGCTCGTCCTCCGGCGCCTGGGGCTGGACCCCGCGAATTCCTCGGCCCCTTTCGTGGCCACGCTGGTGGACGTCACCGGGCTGGTGATCTACTTCTCCATCGCCCGCATGCTCCTGGGCGGCACCCTGCTCTGA
- a CDS encoding M13 family metallopeptidase encodes MSRTRFGLATAMVAAAAATTAAVRAPAVARASDVMCADTTGLACRDFFAFANQRWLDSTQIPSIYPAWGSFYELQEHNEGVLKTVIEDAAARRADASSPYAKLGTYYATCMDSAAIEAAGTAPLRPELARIAAASTPAALAAEAGRMRRMGAGALFSVGAGPDDKAATRVVLQLGQGGLGLPDRDYYLKTDSASVALRNEYVAHVGRTLALLGESPAQAQADARKVLAIETALAQASMQRVQMRDPNAIYHKLSMAQVRALAPGFDWAGYLREAAIPAVDSALVRQPDFITAAGRVVQGTPVADLQAYYRWRLADSYASRLSSAFVNESFEFGKRFTGATEQQPRWKRCLAEADAGLGEMLGQAYVERAFTPQSKARADEMVNNLRAALGERIRQLSWMSEATKQQALSKLTAFQQKIGYPQRWRDYSSLEVRNGPFAANAMAATTFEYSRELGKIGRPVDRGEWGMTPPTVNAYYNPTYNEIVFPAGILQPPFFDPNADDATNYGAMGAVIGHEATHGFDDEGRQYDAAGNLRDWWTAEDAARYNAQAERIVAQFSGYTAVDTLHLNGKLTAGENIADLGGLTIAYAAMQKALEGKPRTVINGFTPEQRFFLGWARVWRELRRPEYSRMLVTIDPHSPSRWRVNGPLSNMPEFARAFGCKQGDEMVRADSVRVTIW; translated from the coding sequence ATGAGCCGAACCCGATTCGGGCTGGCGACCGCGATGGTCGCCGCAGCGGCCGCGACCACCGCGGCGGTGCGCGCCCCCGCCGTGGCCCGCGCGTCCGACGTCATGTGCGCCGACACCACCGGCCTGGCGTGCCGCGACTTCTTCGCCTTCGCCAACCAGCGCTGGCTGGACAGCACGCAGATCCCCTCTATCTACCCCGCGTGGGGAAGCTTCTACGAGCTGCAGGAGCACAACGAGGGCGTGCTGAAGACGGTGATCGAGGACGCCGCCGCGCGCCGCGCCGACGCCTCCAGCCCGTACGCCAAGCTGGGAACCTACTACGCCACCTGCATGGACTCGGCGGCGATCGAGGCCGCGGGAACGGCACCGCTGCGCCCCGAGCTGGCGCGCATCGCCGCCGCGAGCACGCCGGCCGCGCTGGCGGCCGAGGCCGGGCGCATGCGCCGCATGGGTGCCGGCGCGCTCTTCTCGGTGGGCGCCGGGCCCGACGACAAGGCCGCCACCCGGGTGGTGCTGCAGCTGGGGCAGGGCGGGCTGGGGCTCCCGGACCGCGACTACTACCTGAAGACCGACTCGGCCTCGGTGGCGCTGCGCAACGAGTACGTGGCGCACGTGGGGCGCACGCTGGCGCTGCTGGGCGAGAGCCCGGCGCAGGCGCAGGCCGACGCGCGCAAGGTGCTGGCGATCGAGACCGCGCTGGCGCAGGCGTCCATGCAGCGGGTGCAGATGCGCGACCCCAACGCCATCTACCACAAGCTGTCGATGGCGCAGGTGCGCGCGCTGGCGCCCGGCTTCGACTGGGCCGGCTACCTGCGCGAGGCCGCCATCCCCGCGGTCGACAGCGCGCTGGTGCGCCAGCCCGACTTCATCACCGCCGCGGGGCGCGTGGTGCAGGGCACGCCGGTGGCCGACCTGCAGGCGTACTACCGCTGGCGGCTGGCCGATTCGTACGCGTCGCGGCTGTCGTCGGCGTTCGTGAACGAGAGCTTCGAGTTCGGCAAGCGCTTCACCGGCGCCACCGAGCAGCAGCCGCGCTGGAAGCGGTGCCTGGCCGAGGCCGACGCCGGGCTGGGCGAGATGCTGGGGCAGGCGTACGTGGAGCGCGCCTTCACCCCGCAGTCCAAGGCGCGCGCCGACGAGATGGTGAACAACCTGCGCGCGGCGCTGGGCGAGCGCATCCGCCAGCTGTCGTGGATGTCCGAGGCCACCAAGCAGCAGGCGCTGTCCAAGCTCACGGCATTCCAGCAGAAGATCGGCTACCCGCAGCGCTGGCGCGACTACTCGTCGCTCGAGGTGCGGAACGGGCCGTTCGCGGCCAACGCCATGGCCGCCACCACCTTCGAGTACTCGCGCGAGCTGGGGAAGATCGGGCGGCCGGTGGACCGCGGCGAATGGGGGATGACGCCGCCCACGGTGAACGCGTACTACAACCCCACGTACAACGAGATCGTGTTCCCCGCGGGGATCCTGCAGCCGCCGTTCTTCGACCCCAACGCCGACGACGCCACCAACTACGGGGCGATGGGCGCGGTGATCGGGCACGAGGCCACGCACGGCTTCGACGACGAGGGGCGGCAGTACGACGCGGCCGGCAACCTGCGCGACTGGTGGACCGCCGAGGACGCGGCGCGCTACAACGCGCAGGCCGAGCGCATCGTGGCGCAGTTCAGCGGCTACACCGCGGTCGACACGCTGCACCTGAACGGCAAGCTCACCGCCGGCGAGAACATCGCCGACCTGGGCGGGCTGACCATCGCCTACGCGGCCATGCAGAAGGCGCTGGAAGGAAAGCCGCGCACCGTCATCAACGGCTTCACCCCCGAGCAGCGCTTCTTCCTGGGGTGGGCGCGCGTCTGGCGGGAGCTGCGCCGCCCCGAGTACTCGCGGATGCTGGTGACCATCGACCCGCACTCGCCCAGCCGGTGGCGCGTGAACGGGCCGCTCAGCAACATGCCCGAGTTCGCCCGCGCGTTCGGCTGCAAGCAGGGCGACGAGATGGTGCGCGCCGACTCCGTCCGCGTGACGATCTGGTAA
- a CDS encoding M28 family peptidase produces MLVRLVVPAALLASVSLLHAQQAMPGYSADAAARERRVEAAAIAATSPERASAHSRALSAETHVAGTPAQARTRDYVIGEMRRMGLETEVRHYRVWLPHATAVHLWRISPDARELALAEPPVPGDSTSVLAQYPTVNGTSAQGDVRGEVVYVNYGLVEDYARLDSLGVSVRGKIAVARYGRSFRGIKAREAERHGAVGLVIYSDPADDGFARGDVYPEGPMRPERGVQRGSILNSDGDPSTPGYPSTDNARRLSPAEMDIPRIPVIPVSYANAAELLRGVRGTAVPQAWQGGLPFRYHVGPGPVVARIAVETDERTSPMKDIWDTFGVIRGSELPDEIVMVGGHRDAWGPGAADNVSGTTSVLESARAVMEQVRAGNRPRRTIVFATWDAEEWGLVGSTEYVEEDSARLMRGAVAYLNQDVAAQGRAFDGGGSPSLRALLRDVAGLVPDPSGGGSVYQVWRKRTNLPDSAEVAMGNPGGGSDFAGFYNHLGIPIAEWGFGGPGGVYHSQYDSYAWMSRFGDPGFRYHAAAASVGAALLLRLANAEVLPYDYAEYARTMRGYLPDLEQALKAKGWDTAGTAPLRASVDAMEAAARDFATARDRALAGGALAPARRDAANRALLGVERALTRPEGLKDREWFRNLIYASDPDNGYSDMVFPGVANAARHGDRPLAESELADLARRFAAATAALREATRALGG; encoded by the coding sequence GTGCTCGTTCGCCTGGTCGTTCCGGCGGCGCTGCTGGCGTCCGTCTCCCTTCTCCATGCCCAGCAGGCGATGCCGGGCTACTCGGCCGACGCGGCCGCCCGCGAGCGCCGGGTGGAGGCCGCCGCCATCGCCGCCACCTCGCCGGAGCGGGCGTCGGCGCACTCGCGCGCGCTCTCGGCCGAGACGCACGTGGCGGGCACCCCCGCGCAGGCGCGCACCCGCGACTACGTGATCGGCGAAATGCGGCGGATGGGGCTGGAGACGGAGGTGCGCCACTACCGCGTGTGGCTGCCGCACGCCACCGCCGTCCACCTCTGGCGCATCTCCCCCGACGCGCGCGAGCTGGCGCTGGCCGAGCCGCCCGTGCCCGGCGACAGCACCTCGGTGCTCGCGCAGTACCCCACGGTGAACGGCACCAGCGCGCAGGGCGACGTTCGCGGCGAGGTGGTGTACGTGAACTACGGGCTGGTGGAGGACTACGCGCGGCTGGACTCGCTCGGCGTGTCGGTGCGCGGCAAGATCGCCGTCGCGCGCTACGGGCGGAGCTTCCGGGGGATCAAGGCGCGCGAGGCGGAGCGGCACGGCGCGGTGGGGCTGGTCATCTACAGCGACCCGGCCGACGACGGCTTCGCGCGCGGCGACGTGTACCCCGAGGGGCCCATGCGCCCCGAGCGCGGGGTGCAGCGCGGCAGCATCCTGAACTCCGACGGCGACCCGTCCACCCCCGGATACCCGTCCACCGACAACGCCCGGCGCCTGTCGCCCGCGGAGATGGACATCCCCCGCATCCCCGTGATCCCCGTGTCGTACGCGAACGCGGCGGAGCTGCTGCGCGGGGTGCGGGGGACCGCCGTCCCGCAGGCGTGGCAGGGCGGGCTTCCCTTCCGCTACCACGTGGGCCCCGGCCCCGTGGTCGCCCGCATCGCGGTGGAGACGGACGAGCGGACATCGCCGATGAAGGACATCTGGGACACCTTCGGCGTCATCCGCGGAAGCGAGCTCCCCGACGAGATCGTGATGGTGGGCGGCCACCGCGACGCCTGGGGCCCCGGCGCCGCCGACAACGTGAGCGGCACCACCAGCGTGCTGGAGTCCGCCCGCGCGGTGATGGAGCAGGTGCGCGCCGGGAACCGCCCGCGCCGCACCATCGTCTTCGCCACATGGGACGCGGAGGAGTGGGGGCTGGTGGGCTCGACCGAGTACGTGGAGGAGGACTCGGCGCGGCTGATGCGCGGCGCCGTGGCCTACCTGAACCAGGACGTGGCGGCGCAGGGACGCGCGTTCGACGGCGGCGGCTCGCCCTCGCTGCGGGCGCTGCTGCGCGACGTGGCCGGCCTTGTCCCCGACCCGTCCGGCGGCGGGAGCGTGTACCAGGTGTGGCGGAAGCGGACCAATCTCCCCGATTCCGCCGAGGTGGCGATGGGGAACCCGGGCGGCGGGTCGGACTTCGCCGGCTTCTACAACCACCTGGGGATTCCGATCGCCGAGTGGGGCTTCGGCGGGCCGGGCGGCGTGTACCACTCGCAGTACGACTCGTACGCGTGGATGAGCCGCTTCGGCGACCCCGGCTTCCGCTACCACGCGGCCGCGGCGTCGGTGGGCGCGGCCCTGCTGCTGCGCCTGGCCAACGCCGAGGTGCTGCCGTACGACTACGCCGAGTACGCGCGCACCATGCGCGGCTACCTTCCCGACCTGGAGCAGGCGCTGAAGGCGAAGGGGTGGGACACGGCCGGCACCGCCCCGCTCCGCGCGTCCGTCGACGCGATGGAGGCCGCGGCGCGCGACTTTGCCACGGCGCGCGACCGGGCGCTGGCGGGCGGCGCGCTGGCCCCCGCGCGACGCGACGCGGCGAACCGCGCGCTGCTGGGCGTGGAGCGCGCGCTCACGCGGCCGGAGGGGCTGAAGGACCGCGAGTGGTTCCGCAACCTGATCTACGCCTCGGACCCCGACAACGGCTACTCCGACATGGTGTTCCCCGGCGTGGCCAACGCCGCGCGCCACGGCGACCGTCCGCTCGCCGAGAGCGAGCTGGCCGACCTGGCGCGCCGCTTCGCCGCCGCCACCGCCGCGCTGCGGGAGGCGACGCGGGCGCTGGGCGGGTGA